A genomic window from Scomber scombrus chromosome 18, fScoSco1.1, whole genome shotgun sequence includes:
- the LOC133999253 gene encoding natterin-3-like, whose protein sequence is MVLYKVICVAALLTLLAAESRSQPNVSILDPPPEDRTTDITSDRTMLTDEFTLSSPTLRQKRAASYYNPIPNSNLRWVYRSSGSRLPAGTVYYDNGYTHRRDYICHCRCAAGFHAAGSNTCKYAYGFKEHTCTKFYLLVNKDNFEIFEFKSGSYGSVPKDAIRTCRNVNIFVGKNEYGLGKVDVRNKSFYLPWEGWEYKYRHYHVLVMSRRVKSDRISDVKYNFKAAKKISHPPEVMTKASSSNYQCRTVSKTVHLSKSYSEEKRWDSTTSISVGVTASFTGKIPFVGETGIEVSASVTKDISKGSSISVSKNLAVDVSVTVPPNHSCGVKIMGHRYTTKIPYTARLTRTYKNGKVKSTTTTGTFNGVNVVDFRSVVDRCVPLPNAQPCK, encoded by the exons agtCTCGCTCACAACCAAATG TCTCCATACTGGACCCACCGCCAGAGGACAGGACCACTGACATCACCTCGGACAGAACAATGCTAACAGATGAATTTACTCTGTCTTCTCCTACCTTGAGACAGAAGAGAGCGGCCAGTTACTATAACCCGATTCCAAACTCCAACTTGAGATGGGTGTACAGGAGTTCTGGTAGTCGTCTCCCTGCTGGAACTGTGTATTATGACAACGGGTACACACATCGTCGTGACTATATTTGCCATTGTCGTTGTGCAGCAGGTTTTCATGCCGCAGGAAGCAATACGTGCAAATACGCGTATGGTTTCAAAGAACATACATGCACTAAGTTTTATCTCCTGGTTAACAAAGACAATTTTGAGATTTTTGAGTTTAAGTCTGGTTCCTATGGTTCAGTGCCTAAGGATGCAATCAGGACCTGCCGTAATGTTAACATATTTGTTGGGAAGAACGAGTATGGTCTTGGGAAGGTGGATGTCAGAAATAAGTCCTTCTATCTTCCTTGGGAGGGTTGGGAGTACAAGTACAGGCATTACCATGTCCTGGTCATGAGCAGGAGAGTTAAGTCAGACCGCATTTCTGATGTCAAGTACAACTTTAAAGCAGCTAAAAAGATTAGTCATCCTCCAGAGGTCATGACCAAGGCTTCCAGTAGCAATTATCAGTGTAGAACAGTTTCCAAAACAGTTCATCTCTCAAAGTCGTATTCAGAAGAGAAAAGGTGGGACAGTACCACTTCCATCTCAGTTGGTGTCACAGCCAGCTTCACTGGCAAAATCCCATTTGTTGGCGAGACAGGTATTGAGGTCAGTGCTTCGGTAACAAAGGATATCTCCAAAGGGAGCAGCATAAGTGTGTCGAAAAATCTTGCTGTCGATGTGTCGGTAACTGTCCCACCAAACCACTCCTGCGGTGTCAAAATTATGGGACATAGGTACACAACAAAAATCCCATACACAGCACGCCTCACCCGCACGTACAAAAACGGGAAAGTCAAATCGACAACCACCACTGGGACATTCAATGGTGTCAATGTTGTAGATTTCAGGTCTGTTGTAGATCGCTGTGTCCCTCTTCCCAATGCTCAGCCTTgcaagtaa